A genome region from Cryptococcus neoformans var. neoformans B-3501A chromosome 8, whole genome shotgun sequence includes the following:
- a CDS encoding hypothetical protein (Match to EST gb|CF186379.1|CF186379): protein MASLRRPSTAIPRGPASVQFDRGARPPLPNDNKQKRMSKVGEKIKKRLSMRYGGNESFSVPPPLPGASDFLTADPYGGLDTETPGEDLAASPFGLYGASDLKESSIQSSQPLDTQEHLVDESIGRRGAADATLEEEWNLEELSNEKVDAQAYVKKVLTGADEEEKRRFVAALMREKQANKKELQRTVFKQQVFPLLSIHECSYIKHSYAEFVAISKEISTLENDMLELKELLGQWKDLPQLMGMEDTLAPTLDRNGNLERRRTQRKSVFDLQNLYRNQLTQLWSIVEGSQKYLPVVAGRHLVFELHGVVELNPATYKPKQNVSIFLLNDVLLIAGKRRNKGGSTTSVGDEKDRDRGRMVAERCWNLIELGIVDVKDGGELVNVIKVHRGKEHCVYRTQKSDDKRALINAFRQISREANEKKRKDSEKEQERRKTMWLGDKNGNGTGNSGHPLSTIGPSMADSKDLRWIDEYGDELTMAIAIRDWEESVKLVEKGQALSKSIESNSSAHSLLVSRLEQLVPSLVSQISHDLSSSNLRKSSSARLISLLVRLDLADHARDSFLESRRELMFKRVRSIKCDGDVSIYINELAVVIFTIIRHTSDWYMNAFKENNMASGFVTWAKQQIETFADLFRRQMDAPNISESTVNECLHVTATQNRKLLRDVGLDFTFLLSSLLQPSSNPSDYPHSVFTSV, encoded by the exons ATGGCCTCTTTACGTCGACCATCAACAGCCATCCCTCGTGGACCGGCCTCAGTTCAATTTGACCGAGGAGCTCGTCCACCCCTACCTAACGATAACAAACAGAAGCGCATGTCAAAGGTCGGAgaaaagataaagaagcGCTTGAGTATGAG GTATGGGGGGAATGAGTCGTTTTCTGtgcctcctccacttcctgGAGCGTCCGATTTCCTAACGGCTGATCCATACGGAGGTCTCGACACTGAAACACCGGGGGAAGACTTGGCCGCTTCTCCATTCGGCCTGTATGGCGCTTCAGATTTGAAGGAATCTAGCATCCAGTCGTCTCAACCTCTTGATACCCAAGAGCACCTTGTAGATGAAAGCATCGGGCGCCGTGGCGCCGCAGATGCTAcgttggaggaagagtggaaTTTAGAAGAGCTCAGCAATGAGAAGGTCGACGCGCAAGCTTATGTGAAAAAGGTTTTGACAGGCgcagacgaggaggaaaaacGAAGATTCGTGGCTGCTCTAATGAGAGAAAAGCAGGCGAACAAGAAAGAGTTACAGAGGACAGTGTTTAAACAGCAAGTCTTTCCATTACTCAGCATTCATGAATGTTCTTACATCAAACATAGCTATGCGGAGTTTGTCGCAATATCCAAAGAAATATCTACCTTGGAGAATGACATGCTTGAACTCAAAGAGCTACTAGGACAGTGGAAAGATCTTCCCCAATTgatgggaatggaagaTACTTTAGCACCTACCCTCGACCGTAATGGCAACT TGGAACGACGTCGCACACAGCGCAAGTCTGTCTTTGACCTTCAAAACCTCTATCGTAATCAGTTGACCCAATTATGGTCTATCGTCGAGGGTTCCCAGAAGTATCTACCCGTAGTAGCTGGCCGTCACCTCGTTTTTGAGCTCCATGGCGTGGTCGAGCTCAATCCTGCAACTTACAAACCTAAACAAAACGTTAGCATCTTTCTGTTGAACGATGTGCTTTTAATAGCTggcaagagaagaaacaaGGGGGGCTCAACCACCAGTGTGGGGGATGAGAAAGATAGGGACAGAGGTAGGATGGTTGCTGAACGGTGTTGGAATCTCATTGAGCTGGGGATTGTTGATGTCAAGGATGGCGGTG AATTGGTTAACGTGATCAAGGTTCACCGCGGGAAAGAACATTGTGTCTACAGAACGCAGAAATCCGATGACAAAAGGGCACTTATTAACGCCTTCAGACAAATATCTCGAGAAGCcaatgaaaagaagagaaaggataGTGAAAAGGAGCAAGAGCGAAGAAAAACTATGTGGTTAGGCGAT aagaacGGAAATGGTACTGGCAATTCTGGACATCCTCTTTCTACCATTGGGCCATCCATGGCGGACTCGAAGGATCTTCGGTGGATTGATGAGTACGGCGACGAACTAACAATGGCCATTGCCATTCGAGATTGGGAAGAATCAGTGAAATTAGTGGAAAAAG GCCAAGCTCTCTCCAAGTCCATTGAATCTAACTCCTCCGCCCATTCCCTCCTCGTATCTCGCCTCGAGCAGTTAGTTCCTTCTCTGGTATCCCAGATTTCGCACgacctttcttcttcaaacctTCGCAAATCTTCATCCGCCCGCCTTATATCACTTCTCGTCCGACTCGACCTTGCCGATCATGCTCGGGATTCTTTTTTGGAGTCCAGGAGAGAGTTAATGTTTAAAAGGGTGCGAAGTATCAAATGCGATGGAGATGTTAGCATCTACATCAATGAATTGGCTGTGGTGATCTTCACCATTATCAGGCATACCAGCGACTGGTACATGAACGCTTTCAAAGAGAACAACATGGCGTCTG GCTTTGTTACTTGGGCGAAACAGCAAATTGAAACGTTTGCGGATCTTTTCAGGCGTCAGATGGATGCACCCAACATCAGTGAATCCACTGTTAATGAATGCTTGCACGTTACAGCTACGCAGAATCGAAAG TTGCTACGAGACGTAGGGCTCGATTTcactttccttctctcttcccttctgcAACCTTCATCTAATCCTTCAGACTATCCCCATTCCGTATTCACCTCTGTCTGA
- a CDS encoding hypothetical protein (Match to EST gb|CF186379.1|CF186379), producing MASLRRPSTAIPRGPASVQFDRGARPPLPNDNKQKRMSKVGEKIKKRLSMRYGGNESFSVPPPLPGASDFLTADPYGGLDTETPGEDLAASPFGLYGASDLKESSIQSSQPLDTQEHLVDESIGRRGAADATLEEEWNLEELSNEKVDAQAYVKKVLTGADEEEKRRFVAALMREKQANKKELQRTVFKHYAEFVAISKEISTLENDMLELKELLGQWKDLPQLMGMEDTLAPTLDRNGNLERRRTQRKSVFDLQNLYRNQLTQLWSIVEGSQKYLPVVAGRHLVFELHGVVELNPATYKPKQNVSIFLLNDVLLIAGKRRNKGGSTTSVGDEKDRDRGRMVAERCWNLIELGIVDVKDGGELVNVIKVHRGKEHCVYRTQKSDDKRALINAFRQISREANEKKRKDSEKEQERRKTMWLGDKNGNGTGNSGHPLSTIGPSMADSKDLRWIDEYGDELTMAIAIRDWEESVKLVEKGQALSKSIESNSSAHSLLVSRLEQLVPSLVSQISHDLSSSNLRKSSSARLISLLVRLDLADHARDSFLESRRELMFKRVRSIKCDGDVSIYINELAVVIFTIIRHTSDWYMNAFKENNMASGFVTWAKQQIETFADLFRRQMDAPNISESTVNECLHVTATQNRKLLRDVGLDFTFLLSSLLQPSSNPSDYPHSVFTSV from the exons ATGGCCTCTTTACGTCGACCATCAACAGCCATCCCTCGTGGACCGGCCTCAGTTCAATTTGACCGAGGAGCTCGTCCACCCCTACCTAACGATAACAAACAGAAGCGCATGTCAAAGGTCGGAgaaaagataaagaagcGCTTGAGTATGAG GTATGGGGGGAATGAGTCGTTTTCTGtgcctcctccacttcctgGAGCGTCCGATTTCCTAACGGCTGATCCATACGGAGGTCTCGACACTGAAACACCGGGGGAAGACTTGGCCGCTTCTCCATTCGGCCTGTATGGCGCTTCAGATTTGAAGGAATCTAGCATCCAGTCGTCTCAACCTCTTGATACCCAAGAGCACCTTGTAGATGAAAGCATCGGGCGCCGTGGCGCCGCAGATGCTAcgttggaggaagagtggaaTTTAGAAGAGCTCAGCAATGAGAAGGTCGACGCGCAAGCTTATGTGAAAAAGGTTTTGACAGGCgcagacgaggaggaaaaacGAAGATTCGTGGCTGCTCTAATGAGAGAAAAGCAGGCGAACAAGAAAGAGTTACAGAGGACAGTGTTTAAACA CTATGCGGAGTTTGTCGCAATATCCAAAGAAATATCTACCTTGGAGAATGACATGCTTGAACTCAAAGAGCTACTAGGACAGTGGAAAGATCTTCCCCAATTgatgggaatggaagaTACTTTAGCACCTACCCTCGACCGTAATGGCAACT TGGAACGACGTCGCACACAGCGCAAGTCTGTCTTTGACCTTCAAAACCTCTATCGTAATCAGTTGACCCAATTATGGTCTATCGTCGAGGGTTCCCAGAAGTATCTACCCGTAGTAGCTGGCCGTCACCTCGTTTTTGAGCTCCATGGCGTGGTCGAGCTCAATCCTGCAACTTACAAACCTAAACAAAACGTTAGCATCTTTCTGTTGAACGATGTGCTTTTAATAGCTggcaagagaagaaacaaGGGGGGCTCAACCACCAGTGTGGGGGATGAGAAAGATAGGGACAGAGGTAGGATGGTTGCTGAACGGTGTTGGAATCTCATTGAGCTGGGGATTGTTGATGTCAAGGATGGCGGTG AATTGGTTAACGTGATCAAGGTTCACCGCGGGAAAGAACATTGTGTCTACAGAACGCAGAAATCCGATGACAAAAGGGCACTTATTAACGCCTTCAGACAAATATCTCGAGAAGCcaatgaaaagaagagaaaggataGTGAAAAGGAGCAAGAGCGAAGAAAAACTATGTGGTTAGGCGAT aagaacGGAAATGGTACTGGCAATTCTGGACATCCTCTTTCTACCATTGGGCCATCCATGGCGGACTCGAAGGATCTTCGGTGGATTGATGAGTACGGCGACGAACTAACAATGGCCATTGCCATTCGAGATTGGGAAGAATCAGTGAAATTAGTGGAAAAAG GCCAAGCTCTCTCCAAGTCCATTGAATCTAACTCCTCCGCCCATTCCCTCCTCGTATCTCGCCTCGAGCAGTTAGTTCCTTCTCTGGTATCCCAGATTTCGCACgacctttcttcttcaaacctTCGCAAATCTTCATCCGCCCGCCTTATATCACTTCTCGTCCGACTCGACCTTGCCGATCATGCTCGGGATTCTTTTTTGGAGTCCAGGAGAGAGTTAATGTTTAAAAGGGTGCGAAGTATCAAATGCGATGGAGATGTTAGCATCTACATCAATGAATTGGCTGTGGTGATCTTCACCATTATCAGGCATACCAGCGACTGGTACATGAACGCTTTCAAAGAGAACAACATGGCGTCTG GCTTTGTTACTTGGGCGAAACAGCAAATTGAAACGTTTGCGGATCTTTTCAGGCGTCAGATGGATGCACCCAACATCAGTGAATCCACTGTTAATGAATGCTTGCACGTTACAGCTACGCAGAATCGAAAG TTGCTACGAGACGTAGGGCTCGATTTcactttccttctctcttcccttctgcAACCTTCATCTAATCCTTCAGACTATCCCCATTCCGTATTCACCTCTGTCTGA
- a CDS encoding hypothetical protein (HMMPfam hit to Cation_efflux, Cation efflux family, score: 146.4, E(): 6.1e-41), producing the protein MSVTAITTEVVDANPACPRDDLELVAISSVVGREAGEKDPYSLRKKMIGEDEIKDLRQRKTGGDKLASFYESQNERINDLLKPMSAHSAEAAQEAKDNALKVKIAINASFIANIALAILQLYAAISSMSLALFASCIDAVFDPFANLILWLAHRRSDRANENKWPVRGSRFETIGNIIYGSIMGGVNVILVVESIQEFVTHTGDDLNEFHLASIIAVAVAFGVKFCLFLYCLAIRKSSSQVQVLWEDHRNDLLTNGFSILTAAGGAKLRWWIDPMGATIIALVIIIVWTRTVYEQFTFLAGITAPPDFINLVTYKAMTFSPSITSVDTVRAYHSGPQYFVEVDIVLPPEMPLWEAHDIAQDLQDQIEKLKDVDRCFVHVDHEISHEPEHRKKV; encoded by the exons ATGAGCGTCACTGCTATAACGACCGAAGTTGTTGACGCTAATCCCGCTTGCCCTCGAGATGATCTTGAGTTGGTGGCGATCTCCTCAGTTGTGGGCCGCGAAGCTGGCGAAAAAGATCCATACAGCCtaagaaagaagatgattggGGAAGACGAGATCAAGGATCTTCGCCA GCGCAAAACCGGTGGTGACAAGCTTGCCAGCTTCTACGAGTCACAGAATGAGCGCATCAATGACTTATTGAAACCCATGTCCGCTCACTCCGCTGAGGCAGCTCAAGAGGCTAAAGATAATGCCCTCAAAGTGAAGATAGCTATCAACGCCTCGTTTATAGCAAACATTGCTTTGGCCATATTGCAGTTGTATGCCGCCATCAGCAGTATGAGTTTGGCCCTCTTTGCCAGTTGCATTGATGCCG TTT TTGACCCCTTTGCTAATTTGATTCTATGGCTGGCCCATCGACGGTCTGATCGGGCAAATGAGAACAAATGGCCAGTCAGGGGTTCACGCTTTGAGACCA T CGGCAACATCATTTACGGATCTATTATGGGCGGCGTGAACgttatccttgttgtggAGTCCATTCAGGAATTTGTTACTCACACAGGTGATGATTTGAACGAATTTCATTTGGCGTCTATTATAGCCGTCGCAGTTGCTTTCG GTGTTAAGTTTTGCCTCTTCCTATATTGCTTGGCCATCCGaaaatcttcttctcaagtTCAAGTTCTGTGGGAAGACCACCGAAATGACCTTTTGAC AAATGGGTTTAGTATCTTGACGGCTGCCGGAGGTGCCAAACTTCGGTGGTGG ATCGATCCTATGGGCGCAACGATCATTGCCTTGGTCATCATTATTGTATGGACTCGCACTGTGTATG AGCAATTCACTTTTCTGGCAGGCATCACTGCCCCTCCGGATTTCATCAATCTTGTAACGTACAAGGCCATGACATTCTCCCCTTCTATAACTTCTGTAGACACTGTCCGAGCCTATCATTCAGGTCCACAGTATTTTGTCGAAGTGGATATTGTGTTACCCCCTGAAATGCCTCTTTGGGAAGCCCATGACATCGCTCAGGATTTACAAGACCAGATCGAGAAGTTGAAGGATGTGGACAGATGCTTCGTGCACGTCGACCATGAGATTTCTCACGAGCCC GAGCACCGCAAGAAGGTATAA
- a CDS encoding hypothetical protein (HMMPfam hit to RRM_1, RNA recognition motif. (a.k.a. RRM, RBD, or RNP domain), score: 80.5, E(): 4.3e-21), whose protein sequence is MQSTQPVASSSSTPVGPNADRLYVGNLSPTVDEFTLIQIFSKYGKITKLDFMFHKTGILKGKPRGFAFIQFLDKADALKAMVKLHDRLLRGRKLVVTYASTAPPDNSMLPTKGRRAEPTKTTTLSLLKSQRKPQSTAAQIAAMEAKLASMQQRKPPDENWIPGSGVGSPAEASNSASPIPNLPAEELLGDIEGEKAAAELEREMQSELVGQRSDAAQKDEVTAEPSSKSPVLSDSSLPSVAQHKSLVQAQPVKKGFASLPKKPVF, encoded by the exons ATGCAGTCCACACAGCCGGtcgcctcatcctcctccactccGGTAGGACCAAACGCAGATCGTCTTTATGTTGGGAATCTTTCCCCCACCGTCGACGAGTTTACCCTCATCCAGATCTTTTCAAAGTATGGTAAGATCACAAAACTCGACTTCATGTTCCACAAAACAGGGATTCTCAAGGGAAAGCCAAGAGGATTTGCATTCATTCAGTTCTTAGACAAAGCA GATGCCTTGAAAGCAATGGTCAAACTTCATGATCGACTCCTTCGAGGCCGTAAACTTGTAGTTACCTACGCCAGCACG GCGCCTCCTGACAATTCCATGTTGCCTACTAAAGGTCGTAGAGCGGAACCCACTAAGACTACCACTCTATCATTATTGAAGAGCCAACGCAAACCTCAATC TACTGCTGCCCAAATAGCAGCCATGGAAGCTAAGCTCGCTTCGATGCAACAACGTAAACCCCCCGACGAGAATTGGATTCCAGGCTCAGGTGTCGGGTCCCCCGCCGAGGCTTCCAATAGCGCATCACCTATCCCAAACCTACCTGCAGAGGAGCTACTAGGAGAtattgaaggagaaaaggcAGCAGCGGAGCTCGAAAGAGAAATGCAGTCCGAGCTGGTAGGACAAAGGAGTGATGCTGCTCAGAAAGACGAAGTAACAGCCGAACCATCAAGCAAATCGCCTGTTTTGTCGGATAgctctcttccatctgtGGCACAGCACAAATCGTTAGTGCAAGCGCAGCCAGTCAAAAAAGGTTTTGCGTCTTTACCCAAGAAACCCGTGTTCTGA